From the Macaca nemestrina isolate mMacNem1 chromosome 7, mMacNem.hap1, whole genome shotgun sequence genome, one window contains:
- the CUNH15orf54 gene encoding LOW QUALITY PROTEIN: putative uncharacterized protein encoded by LINC02915 (The sequence of the model RefSeq protein was modified relative to this genomic sequence to represent the inferred CDS: deleted 4 bases in 3 codons; substituted 2 bases at 2 genomic stop codons) translates to MEVKFIIGKHGDRRPQRAEPQRICRAVWLTPWPSLILKLLSWIILSNLFLYLRVTHHMRELPLRFLYIALSEMTFREQTSHQIIQQMSLSNKLEQNQLYGEVINKETDNPVIFSRLALLLXQKPQVSGWKNMSSTEGVCTMLADSCPPEAHAVDRGXRGHFGVQILHHLNEVLFNIMALRSNPF, encoded by the exons ATGGAAGTGAAATTCATTATTGGCAAGCACGGTGACAGGAGACCCCAGAGGGCTGAGCCGCAAAGAATTTGCAGAGCCGTATGGCTAACTCCATGGCCTAGTTTGATCTTGAAGTTATTGTCTTGGATAATCCTCTCAAATCTGTTCCTGTACTTAAGAGTCACTCATCACATGAGGGAGCTCCCTCTCAGGTTCCTTTACATCGCCCTGTCAGAAATGACTTTCAGGGAA CAGACATCACATCAAATCATCCAACAGATGTCCCTTTCAAATAAGTTGGAGCAGAACCAACTATATGGAGAAGTCATAAACAAGGAAACAGACAACCCAGTGATTTTCAGCAGATTGGCACTGCTCTTATGACAGAAACCTCAAGTTTCT GGGTGGAAGAACATGAGTTCAACAGAGGGCGTGTGCACTATGCTGGCTGACTCTTGCCCTCCTGAGGCTCATGCTGTTGACAGGGGATAGAGGGGACAC TTTGGAGTCCAAATCCTGCATCATCTCAATGAAGTGCTATTCAACATCATGGCTCTAAGAAGTAACCCATTTTAA